In one Natronosalvus amylolyticus genomic region, the following are encoded:
- a CDS encoding universal stress protein: protein MYDRILFATDGSDHASTVAAHAIDIANTRDADLHVISVVDDRAFLVLDDDRVESVREELRAKALEAAEEAVTAATDAGVSTETIVDSGSPAECIVSYAEENDADLIVMGTSGDAYETNVVGSVSERVVRTAPVPVLTVGPETER from the coding sequence ATGTACGACCGGATTCTCTTTGCCACCGACGGGAGCGACCACGCATCGACGGTCGCCGCACACGCCATCGACATTGCCAACACTCGAGACGCCGACCTCCACGTCATCTCCGTCGTCGACGATCGCGCGTTTCTCGTCCTCGACGACGACCGCGTCGAGAGCGTTCGCGAGGAGTTGCGAGCCAAAGCGCTCGAGGCCGCCGAGGAAGCCGTGACAGCCGCAACAGATGCCGGCGTCTCCACCGAAACCATCGTCGACAGCGGCAGTCCTGCCGAGTGTATCGTCAGCTACGCCGAAGAAAACGACGCCGATCTGATCGTGATGGGGACCAGCGGCGACGCCTACGAGACCAACGTCGTCGGCAGCGTCTCCGAGCGCGTCGTCAGAACGGCACCCGTCCCAGTGCT